A single window of Xylocopilactobacillus apicola DNA harbors:
- a CDS encoding MetQ/NlpA family ABC transporter substrate-binding protein yields the protein MKNRKIWLTIAAFLSVLFLATGCANQKKDTTKPEKKHTIVMGVTGGQYNDLFDKAVAPILEKEGYKIKRVNFSQFMLSNTALGEGNIDVNVAQHTAYMRIFNRDKKTDLVPLVATPSVPCSLYSSKYYHKSDLKNGMTIGIPQDPSNAARAYALLADAGWIKVNKNVKSTELAAKDVTENPHQLVIKEMDSNTIPHVLADLDFEVIPGSVVQSAKIEKKIHLIQQEKLTKDLEIVAAVRKENENKDWAKAIKRAYQSKEFKDYMKKHNEDHQWVMPK from the coding sequence ATGAAAAATCGAAAAATTTGGCTAACAATAGCGGCATTTTTGTCAGTTTTATTTTTAGCTACCGGCTGTGCCAATCAAAAAAAGGACACAACCAAGCCAGAAAAGAAACATACGATTGTGATGGGGGTGACGGGAGGTCAGTACAATGACTTGTTTGACAAGGCCGTGGCGCCAATTTTGGAAAAAGAAGGCTACAAGATCAAACGAGTTAATTTCTCCCAGTTTATGCTGTCTAACACGGCTTTGGGTGAAGGCAACATTGACGTTAACGTAGCACAACACACAGCTTACATGCGGATTTTCAATCGGGACAAGAAAACTGATTTGGTCCCGTTAGTGGCGACGCCTTCGGTTCCTTGTTCGCTGTATTCATCGAAGTATTATCATAAGTCGGACTTGAAAAATGGGATGACGATCGGGATTCCGCAAGATCCAAGTAATGCAGCTCGTGCTTATGCGCTGTTGGCTGACGCAGGCTGGATTAAGGTTAACAAAAACGTTAAATCAACGGAATTAGCAGCCAAAGACGTTACTGAAAATCCGCACCAGTTGGTAATCAAAGAGATGGATTCAAATACGATTCCTCACGTTTTGGCGGATTTAGACTTTGAAGTAATTCCAGGAAGCGTGGTTCAAAGCGCCAAAATCGAAAAGAAGATTCATCTGATCCAACAAGAGAAGTTGACTAAGGATCTCGAAATTGTGGCAGCTGTTAGAAAAGAAAACGAGAACAAAGATTGGGCCAAAGCAATCAAACGAGCTTATCAATCTAAAGAGTTTAAGGATTATATGAAGAAACACAATGAGGATCATCAATGGGTGATGCCGAAATAA
- a CDS encoding sulfurtransferase TusA family protein has translation MKKIDVSGKDCPVPVLQLQNALSESESGEIIELKFTCPEAVETLPAYCVEHQHQIISFDQLHNDGWLIKIKKG, from the coding sequence TTGAAGAAAATAGATGTAAGTGGTAAAGATTGTCCAGTTCCGGTGCTCCAATTGCAAAATGCTTTATCAGAAAGTGAATCAGGCGAAATCATTGAGCTTAAGTTTACTTGTCCAGAAGCAGTGGAAACACTTCCGGCTTATTGTGTGGAACATCAACATCAGATTATTAGTTTTGACCAACTTCACAATGATGGATGGTTGATTAAAATCAAAAAAGGTTAA
- a CDS encoding sulfurtransferase, with protein MKKRNCFLVFAILLVSLGAGQEVLADCKTGSNSEKPASSTAANKNRLVKTTKSHYYIDVHDAYKEIKDNPKAVVLETSYGKKTSYAKGHLPRAVQMDTLEVETEENDWNILDFDSCKKAFLEKGVTKDTPLLVYSEDPLSSARIAFVAYWLGVKDVKIVDGGLNAWKNEKLTLQKGTLKPKAQKNFGRSKPAHPEDLISTSADLVKYEKDHPKLVIASTRSWDEFVGNISGYSYIKDTGEVKGAKYAKVSKTSSDVSYLMNSDLTMTNPEKTLKYWNKNGITPSKEVAFYCGTGWRACPAFFIAKDNGYKKARIFDGGWYEWDRAHEKNPSEFPVQKGDPANKKTFQIITKPQMSY; from the coding sequence GTGAAAAAAAGAAATTGCTTTTTAGTGTTTGCCATTTTGCTTGTGAGTTTAGGCGCGGGACAGGAAGTTTTAGCCGATTGTAAAACTGGCAGCAACTCAGAGAAACCTGCGAGTAGCACAGCGGCAAATAAAAATCGTTTAGTCAAAACGACAAAATCACATTATTATATTGACGTTCATGATGCTTATAAAGAGATCAAAGACAATCCGAAGGCAGTTGTGTTGGAAACATCTTACGGGAAAAAGACCAGTTATGCTAAAGGTCATTTACCACGAGCGGTTCAAATGGATACATTAGAAGTGGAAACTGAAGAGAACGATTGGAATATTTTGGATTTCGACTCTTGCAAGAAAGCTTTTTTGGAAAAAGGGGTCACCAAAGATACGCCTTTGTTGGTTTATTCGGAAGATCCGCTCTCTTCGGCACGAATTGCTTTTGTGGCCTATTGGTTGGGCGTTAAGGATGTGAAAATCGTCGATGGCGGCTTAAATGCTTGGAAAAACGAAAAGTTAACTCTTCAAAAGGGAACGTTAAAGCCAAAAGCTCAAAAAAATTTTGGCAGAAGTAAGCCAGCTCACCCGGAAGATTTGATCAGTACATCAGCCGATTTAGTCAAATATGAAAAAGACCATCCAAAATTAGTGATTGCTAGCACCCGAAGTTGGGATGAATTCGTCGGGAATATAAGTGGTTACAGCTATATCAAAGACACCGGTGAAGTCAAAGGTGCAAAATACGCTAAAGTAAGTAAAACAAGTAGTGATGTTTCTTATTTGATGAATAGCGATTTGACGATGACAAATCCGGAGAAAACGCTTAAATACTGGAACAAGAATGGAATTACACCGAGTAAGGAAGTTGCTTTTTATTGTGGGACCGGTTGGCGCGCTTGCCCAGCGTTCTTTATCGCAAAGGACAACGGCTATAAGAAGGCGCGGATTTTTGACGGCGGTTGGTACGAATGGGATCGAGCTCACGAGAAAAATCCGAGTGAGTTTCCAGTTCAAAAGGGAGATCCAGCTAATAAGAAGACCTTCCAGATTATTACTAAACCACAAATGAGTTATTGA
- a CDS encoding YeeE/YedE family protein, with amino-acid sequence MIWGDFVLISGLILGLIFGFFLKRSRLCLSASLRDIYLAKKISGLYWFLLIVLTTSTIFFFLLTFKLIPIPDQQVFSVSSEIVGGLFFGVGAALASGCVTTSLIKLGDGRVTGLVSIFGFVLFALATNQGPLSPLNNFMQQNIVVTDNFRASLNFNPLLIVAPLLVILVVFIWHEQKGKKTVYPVPASNQKPLLRKKLNPFVTAGILGLVAGFGFYFSYQTGRYGSVATLGPLLSWQIFFSSFPHHFDWGEMFVAGLVLGSLLFTVLNGEFSFKDYTGNDLMKSFSGGALMGFGAVMGKGCILANGIVGSAMLSAESLLNIVFITFGLWLGSYVIYVRPQNKEKKL; translated from the coding sequence ATGATTTGGGGGGATTTTGTGTTAATATCGGGTCTGATCTTAGGACTAATCTTTGGTTTCTTTCTTAAACGGAGCCGTCTTTGTTTGTCAGCAAGTTTGCGTGATATATATTTAGCAAAGAAAATTAGTGGATTATATTGGTTTTTGTTGATTGTTTTGACAACTAGTACGATATTTTTCTTTTTGCTAACTTTTAAATTGATTCCTATACCGGACCAGCAAGTATTTTCGGTGAGTTCAGAGATCGTCGGTGGCTTGTTCTTTGGAGTTGGGGCAGCTCTAGCAAGTGGTTGCGTGACAACTTCGCTAATAAAGTTAGGCGATGGAAGAGTAACTGGCTTGGTTTCGATTTTTGGCTTTGTTTTATTTGCGTTAGCAACCAATCAAGGCCCGTTGTCGCCACTTAATAATTTCATGCAGCAAAATATCGTTGTGACCGATAACTTTAGAGCAAGCCTAAATTTTAATCCATTGTTGATTGTTGCGCCGCTTTTAGTAATTTTAGTCGTTTTCATTTGGCACGAACAAAAAGGAAAAAAGACAGTTTATCCCGTGCCAGCGAGTAATCAGAAACCGTTATTAAGAAAAAAGTTGAATCCTTTTGTGACCGCGGGAATTTTAGGACTAGTTGCAGGATTTGGATTTTATTTTAGTTATCAAACTGGAAGGTACGGCAGCGTTGCAACGTTAGGCCCGTTATTGTCGTGGCAAATTTTCTTCAGTAGTTTCCCACATCACTTTGATTGGGGCGAAATGTTTGTGGCAGGGCTAGTACTAGGTTCATTGCTTTTTACAGTTTTGAACGGCGAGTTTTCGTTCAAAGATTATACCGGCAATGATTTAATGAAATCGTTTTCGGGCGGAGCTCTAATGGGGTTTGGTGCAGTCATGGGCAAAGGCTGCATTTTAGCCAATGGTATTGTTGGAAGCGCGATGCTTTCAGCGGAATCGCTACTTAATATCGTTTTTATTACATTTGGTTTGTGGCTCGGTTCATATGTAATTTATGTGCGGCCGCAAAATAAGGAGAAAAAATTGTGA
- a CDS encoding tyrosine-protein phosphatase, with the protein MSSEITNWRSLGGYVSANGQKVKDDLLFRCGQLYDLNAEQIDFLQKQKKIKRVFDFRGPKEREEFPDDLWEDVDYVILDVLADAKINQASVDEVVSGNSKVDDNMLQTYEELALTKSATESYHQFLLTLVDDPVPMAFHCFAGKDRTGVGAALIFKALDVSDEQIFEDYLKTNPARKVANEEMLASLRDQLTPDELKEVEVALKVRSGYLERYFEMVKKNFGDFDHYFTEGLKLPENFKSEMQRLYLV; encoded by the coding sequence ATGAGTTCAGAAATTACAAATTGGCGCTCACTAGGAGGCTATGTCAGCGCCAACGGCCAAAAAGTTAAAGATGATTTATTATTTCGTTGTGGACAATTATACGATTTAAACGCTGAGCAAATTGATTTTTTACAAAAACAAAAAAAGATCAAGCGAGTTTTTGATTTCCGCGGACCAAAGGAACGTGAAGAATTCCCGGATGATCTATGGGAAGATGTTGATTATGTGATTCTTGACGTTTTAGCTGACGCTAAAATTAATCAGGCAAGCGTCGATGAAGTTGTTTCGGGAAATAGTAAGGTCGATGACAATATGCTGCAGACTTACGAGGAGTTAGCTTTGACTAAGTCGGCGACAGAAAGTTATCATCAATTTTTGCTGACGCTTGTTGATGATCCAGTGCCGATGGCGTTTCACTGCTTCGCTGGTAAAGATCGGACTGGTGTTGGTGCGGCTTTGATTTTTAAGGCACTGGATGTGAGCGACGAGCAAATCTTTGAAGATTATTTAAAGACCAATCCTGCGCGAAAAGTTGCAAATGAGGAAATGTTGGCGTCATTAAGAGACCAATTAACTCCCGATGAATTAAAAGAAGTCGAGGTCGCCTTAAAGGTTAGGTCAGGCTATCTAGAACGTTACTTTGAAATGGTCAAAAAGAATTTCGGCGATTTCGATCATTACTTCACCGAAGGCCTTAAGCTGCCAGAGAATTTCAAATCAGAAATGCAGCGTCTGTATCTTGTTTAA
- a CDS encoding PTS sugar transporter subunit IIC yields the protein MQQDNKSTESFMERYLMPVAIKLSGVKALIAMRDGIALSMPLIMAGSFFMIIGIIPITSWTNWVQAFKINGVALSDIFNKITNGSFGLLGMLGCFGIASSLAEQYKTDGKSAGVIAISSFFVVTPSVFTAGKEPLEGMPYGFLGSKGLFIAIIIGLTTGWIFQWFINHNIQIKMPETVPPAVSRSFSALIPGAVIIAIWGAIYAGLQWTNLGNVHELLLHFLQKPLGLLGDTIGGTLAVVFLNSAFWFVGIHGGSVVNNIISPIWLMNTDANRVLYKAHNLDLSHGGHIISSPFIDNFVFMGGGGATIGLVLGIAILVFMRKSSKQLEVLAPLTIVPGIFNINEPTMFGLPVVLNVTLLIPYILAPMINVVTTYFVMKIGLVPLCDGAVIPWSTPPIISGFLATNSINGSILQIVNIILDILVYLPFLMTLNKTQRLEEAGKLEV from the coding sequence ATGCAACAAGATAACAAGAGCACCGAGAGCTTCATGGAACGCTATCTCATGCCAGTTGCCATTAAGTTATCGGGCGTGAAGGCTTTGATCGCGATGCGTGATGGGATTGCGTTGTCAATGCCATTAATTATGGCCGGATCATTTTTCATGATTATCGGCATTATTCCAATTACCAGTTGGACTAATTGGGTTCAGGCTTTCAAAATTAACGGTGTCGCTCTAAGTGACATCTTCAACAAAATCACTAACGGGTCGTTTGGCCTCTTGGGAATGCTAGGGTGTTTTGGAATTGCATCGAGTCTCGCTGAGCAGTATAAAACTGACGGTAAATCGGCGGGAGTCATTGCCATTTCTTCATTTTTCGTTGTCACACCTAGTGTTTTCACTGCTGGTAAAGAGCCGCTTGAAGGGATGCCTTACGGCTTCCTCGGATCAAAAGGTCTCTTCATTGCAATTATTATTGGATTGACGACCGGCTGGATTTTCCAATGGTTTATTAATCACAATATTCAAATCAAAATGCCGGAAACCGTTCCGCCCGCAGTGTCTCGCAGTTTTTCTGCTTTGATTCCCGGCGCTGTCATTATTGCAATTTGGGGAGCTATTTACGCAGGTTTACAATGGACTAATCTTGGTAACGTCCACGAGCTGCTACTTCACTTTTTACAAAAGCCACTTGGACTTTTAGGTGATACCATTGGCGGCACCTTAGCTGTTGTATTTCTAAATAGCGCTTTTTGGTTTGTTGGAATTCACGGCGGCAGTGTTGTTAATAATATCATTTCACCGATTTGGCTAATGAATACTGATGCAAACCGCGTATTGTATAAAGCTCATAACTTAGATCTCAGCCACGGTGGACACATTATCAGCTCGCCTTTCATAGATAACTTTGTCTTTATGGGCGGCGGTGGTGCCACGATTGGTTTAGTTTTGGGCATTGCCATTTTAGTATTCATGAGAAAATCTAGTAAACAATTAGAAGTACTCGCACCACTGACTATTGTACCCGGAATTTTTAACATTAATGAACCAACGATGTTTGGTTTACCAGTCGTTTTAAATGTCACACTTTTAATTCCATATATTCTTGCGCCGATGATTAATGTCGTCACCACTTATTTTGTGATGAAAATCGGCCTAGTGCCATTATGTGATGGCGCCGTAATTCCGTGGTCAACACCACCAATCATTTCCGGCTTTTTGGCAACGAATAGCATCAACGGATCCATTCTACAAATCGTCAACATCATCTTAGATATCCTAGTTTACCTGCCGTTCTTAATGACTTTAAATAAAACGCAACGGCTAGAAGAAGCTGGTAAACTAGAAGTATAA
- a CDS encoding haloacid dehalogenase-like hydrolase yields the protein MVKRLISANTSEVLAMNGSELKQSIKASEGRTVVSENVVIHESIDGLTTSEMAAAFGADLILLNALDVLNPVILGLYDGEETLLTAKAHHDGKSIKRLQQLVGRPIGVNLEPVDPNASMLEDRLTISEGRMASLKTLTEAERLGFNFICLTGNPGTGVTNAQIAANIKVAKDVFSGLIIAGKMHGAGVNEPVVSLEATQSFLDAGADVILVPAVGTVPELDDQELREIVKLAHQQGALVMSTIGTSQEGSGARYIEEIAVRNKIIGVDIQHVGDAAWSVQSPFENIYALSKAIRGERHAIQRMARSINR from the coding sequence ATGGTAAAAAGATTAATTAGTGCGAACACTAGTGAAGTGCTCGCCATGAACGGCAGTGAGTTAAAACAAAGCATCAAGGCTTCGGAAGGTCGGACTGTAGTATCTGAAAACGTGGTAATTCACGAAAGTATCGATGGCTTGACCACCAGTGAAATGGCAGCAGCTTTTGGAGCTGATCTGATTTTGTTGAATGCCTTAGACGTTTTGAATCCTGTGATTTTGGGATTGTATGACGGCGAAGAGACTTTGCTTACCGCCAAAGCACATCACGATGGCAAAAGCATTAAGCGGCTTCAACAGCTCGTCGGTCGCCCAATTGGGGTTAACCTTGAACCAGTTGACCCGAATGCTTCGATGCTTGAAGACCGCCTGACGATTAGTGAGGGGCGAATGGCATCTCTTAAGACGCTTACTGAAGCCGAACGTTTAGGATTTAATTTCATTTGCCTAACTGGTAACCCTGGCACCGGCGTTACTAACGCTCAAATTGCCGCCAACATCAAAGTTGCCAAAGACGTCTTCTCTGGTTTAATTATTGCAGGTAAGATGCACGGAGCTGGAGTTAATGAACCAGTGGTTTCGCTTGAAGCGACGCAAAGTTTCTTAGATGCGGGAGCTGACGTGATTTTGGTTCCAGCAGTCGGCACAGTGCCAGAACTAGACGACCAAGAATTAAGGGAAATCGTCAAACTCGCTCATCAGCAAGGCGCCCTTGTAATGAGCACCATTGGAACTAGTCAAGAAGGATCGGGTGCGCGCTACATAGAAGAAATTGCGGTTCGCAACAAAATCATTGGTGTCGATATTCAGCACGTCGGTGATGCTGCTTGGAGCGTACAATCACCGTTTGAAAACATTTATGCGCTAAGTAAAGCAATTCGCGGAGAAAGGCACGCCATTCAAAGGATGGCTCGCTCAATTAACCGCTAA
- a CDS encoding MgtC/SapB family protein — MNVEWLLRVILAAGCGALIGYERAIKLKSAGIRTHIIVAIGAALTMIVSKYGFADILGHPGVALDPSRVAAQVISGISFIGAGTILIRGSGVNGLTTAAGVWATAAVGLAIGAGLYFVGIASSALIILVQYVVRQDFLLNYIFRKRHFHCQLILKNEKIDSDEVCSGLEQEGFKKTEIKVHKITDQTINLEIDGVLDQNYNIDDVLWEISRNPQVIEVKRED, encoded by the coding sequence ATGAATGTAGAATGGTTATTAAGAGTGATTCTAGCCGCTGGTTGCGGCGCGTTAATTGGTTATGAGCGTGCCATTAAGCTCAAAAGCGCTGGAATTCGAACCCACATTATTGTAGCAATTGGGGCGGCACTAACGATGATTGTTTCAAAATACGGGTTTGCCGATATTTTGGGGCATCCGGGTGTTGCTTTGGACCCATCGCGGGTTGCCGCTCAAGTCATCAGCGGGATTAGTTTTATTGGCGCCGGAACGATTTTAATTCGCGGTAGCGGCGTCAACGGATTAACAACCGCTGCGGGTGTTTGGGCAACGGCAGCAGTAGGACTCGCAATTGGAGCTGGCTTGTATTTTGTGGGCATTGCGTCTTCCGCTTTGATTATCTTGGTCCAGTACGTTGTCCGTCAAGATTTCTTATTGAATTATATTTTTCGCAAACGGCATTTTCATTGCCAATTAATTTTGAAAAATGAAAAAATCGATTCAGATGAAGTATGTAGCGGATTAGAGCAAGAGGGATTTAAGAAGACTGAAATTAAAGTTCACAAAATTACCGATCAAACCATTAACTTAGAGATTGATGGTGTTTTAGATCAAAATTATAACATTGACGATGTACTGTGGGAGATCTCCCGCAATCCTCAAGTTATCGAGGTCAAGCGCGAAGACTAA
- a CDS encoding LysR family transcriptional regulator, producing the protein MIDNNLLEELVTFEESGTLAAAAEKLRITQPSMTRGMQRLEAELGVKLFERQPNRLTLTKTGEFAVELAKSALKVNRDLKTQVQNFAQAEKMLKIGLTIPGPKNILDKLELNVEVTTDLQSNEQISTLLNERAFSLIFSNQELLTDQIESRYVGTERLLVNLDQFSYRANQQSITFSELKGQSFIVLRAIGPWRALIQEQIPDATFMYQEEQVALAQLTKYSSLPYFTTNLSALTKHRLDDNRHSIPISDDSAQMPVYANYLITDKKRVLPVLQAVSDYWPKDK; encoded by the coding sequence ATGATTGATAATAACTTATTAGAAGAACTTGTAACATTCGAAGAAAGTGGGACGCTGGCGGCAGCAGCCGAAAAATTGCGAATTACGCAACCGTCGATGACTCGCGGGATGCAGAGATTAGAAGCTGAATTAGGAGTTAAGTTATTTGAGCGCCAGCCCAATCGTTTGACGCTGACTAAAACGGGAGAATTTGCAGTTGAACTGGCTAAGTCGGCGCTAAAGGTCAACAGAGATTTAAAAACTCAGGTGCAAAATTTCGCGCAGGCCGAAAAAATGTTAAAAATCGGGCTGACAATTCCAGGACCCAAAAACATACTAGATAAATTGGAATTAAATGTTGAAGTGACAACTGATCTTCAAAGTAATGAACAAATTAGCACGTTGCTTAATGAGCGAGCGTTTAGCCTGATTTTCTCAAACCAAGAGCTTTTAACTGACCAAATTGAATCGCGGTATGTGGGCACCGAGCGGCTGCTGGTCAATTTAGATCAATTTTCTTATCGCGCCAATCAGCAGTCAATCACGTTCAGTGAACTAAAAGGGCAGAGCTTTATCGTTTTACGAGCAATTGGACCTTGGCGTGCGTTGATTCAAGAGCAGATCCCGGATGCGACTTTTATGTATCAAGAAGAGCAGGTCGCCTTGGCGCAGTTGACCAAATATTCGAGTCTCCCTTATTTTACGACCAATCTTTCGGCGCTGACTAAACATCGCTTGGATGACAATCGGCATTCGATTCCAATTAGTGATGATAGCGCTCAGATGCCAGTGTATGCCAATTATCTGATTACAGATAAAAAACGAGTCCTGCCAGTGCTTCAAGCAGTGAGTGATTACTGGCCGAAAGATAAATGA
- a CDS encoding aldo/keto reductase gives MQIPKIKLNNGLEMPQLGFGVFQIPDLKEAEQAVSSALEVGYRLIDTAAAYQNEAGVGAAIKKSGIDRKEIFVTSKLWVSDFSYEKAKQGIETSLEKLGLDYLDLYLLHQPYGDTMGAWRALEEAYHEHKIRAIGVSNFYADQLKNLELTMNVAPAVNQIEINPWFQQTDEVTFNQQENVAVEAWAPFAEGKHEIFTNETIAKIGAKYGKSNGQIIIRWLLQQGIVVIPKTVHKNRMKENLEVFDFTLNDAEMSVIAGLDRNESQFFDHRDPATIEQIFGSSLKQIRSK, from the coding sequence ATGCAAATTCCAAAAATTAAACTTAATAATGGGCTTGAAATGCCCCAACTCGGATTTGGAGTTTTTCAAATTCCCGATCTAAAGGAAGCTGAACAAGCGGTGAGCTCAGCGCTTGAGGTGGGATACCGTTTAATCGATACCGCCGCAGCTTATCAAAATGAAGCAGGCGTGGGCGCCGCAATCAAAAAAAGCGGCATTGACCGTAAAGAAATTTTCGTAACCTCGAAACTATGGGTCTCAGATTTTTCCTATGAAAAAGCAAAACAAGGAATCGAAACTTCGCTTGAGAAACTCGGCCTAGATTATTTAGATCTTTACTTGCTGCACCAGCCCTACGGCGACACAATGGGTGCTTGGCGCGCGCTTGAAGAAGCGTATCATGAGCATAAAATTAGAGCAATTGGGGTATCGAATTTCTACGCTGATCAGCTGAAAAATCTAGAATTAACCATGAACGTTGCCCCAGCAGTTAACCAAATCGAAATTAATCCGTGGTTTCAACAAACCGATGAAGTCACATTTAATCAACAGGAAAACGTCGCTGTTGAGGCTTGGGCCCCATTTGCTGAAGGCAAACATGAGATCTTTACAAACGAAACGATTGCAAAAATCGGCGCTAAGTACGGCAAATCAAACGGCCAAATCATCATCCGGTGGCTTTTGCAACAAGGCATTGTTGTGATTCCAAAAACGGTCCACAAAAATCGGATGAAAGAAAACCTTGAAGTTTTTGATTTCACACTTAATGATGCTGAAATGTCCGTAATTGCGGGCCTTGATCGCAACGAAAGTCAATTTTTCGATCACCGTGACCCGGCAACGATTGAACAAATTTTTGGTAGCAGTTTAAAGCAAATAAGGAGTAAATAA
- a CDS encoding aldo/keto reductase, translating to MNIKLNDGNEIPAIGFGVFQIPNDGSTKKAVLEALKLGYRHIDTAVAYFNEEEVGQAIKESGVPREEIWITSKLWLQDYAYDDALKAIDLSLKKLGLQYLDLYLLHQPYGDVPAAWQALETAKKAGKIRSIGVSNFTPKSWKKFVPQFETIPAIDQVEFNPYFQQKELREILAPEDVKIEAWAPLGQGNQELINDPLIDQLANKYDKDAGQIILRFEHQEGIIIFPKSVHPARIKSNLDIFDFSLTEEEMQAIRALDRGHGQHDPDAPGVGEMLLANFDVHAND from the coding sequence ATGAATATCAAACTTAACGACGGCAACGAAATCCCCGCAATCGGTTTTGGCGTTTTCCAAATTCCCAACGATGGCTCAACCAAAAAAGCTGTCCTCGAAGCTTTGAAGCTCGGTTATCGCCACATTGATACGGCAGTTGCTTATTTCAACGAGGAAGAAGTTGGCCAAGCGATCAAAGAGAGCGGAGTTCCCCGCGAAGAAATCTGGATCACCAGCAAGCTTTGGCTACAAGATTATGCTTACGATGACGCCTTAAAAGCCATCGATCTATCTTTAAAAAAATTGGGGCTTCAATACCTCGATCTATATCTACTCCACCAGCCTTATGGCGACGTCCCGGCCGCTTGGCAGGCACTAGAGACGGCTAAGAAAGCTGGCAAAATCCGCTCCATTGGGGTTTCTAACTTTACGCCAAAAAGTTGGAAGAAATTTGTGCCCCAGTTTGAAACGATTCCAGCTATCGATCAAGTCGAATTTAATCCGTATTTCCAGCAAAAAGAATTACGTGAAATTCTTGCACCTGAAGATGTCAAAATTGAGGCCTGGGCCCCGCTTGGTCAAGGAAATCAAGAGTTAATTAACGATCCGTTAATCGATCAACTAGCTAACAAGTATGATAAAGACGCGGGCCAAATTATTTTGCGTTTTGAGCACCAAGAAGGAATAATTATTTTTCCGAAATCTGTCCATCCGGCAAGAATCAAGAGTAACCTCGACATCTTCGATTTCTCGCTAACAGAAGAAGAAATGCAGGCAATTAGAGCGCTTGATCGCGGTCACGGACAGCACGACCCGGATGCACCAGGCGTCGGCGAAATGCTTTTGGCAAATTTTGACGTCCACGCTAACGACTAA
- a CDS encoding MerR family transcriptional regulator, which produces MQTTYSISEVAQMFNISPSTLRYYDQEGIIPNLHKNHAGVREFSPDNLATLKLVGCLKCAGMSIKDIKIFIQWCADGDSTLQKRLEMFHELRRTTKAQMQELEATLDTLEHKCRYYTQAVKDGTEKFVKQKNKASDPKIVRD; this is translated from the coding sequence ATGCAAACAACCTACTCAATTAGTGAAGTAGCGCAAATGTTCAATATCTCTCCTTCAACCTTGCGCTACTATGACCAAGAAGGGATTATCCCCAATCTTCACAAAAATCATGCTGGCGTGCGCGAATTTAGCCCCGACAATCTAGCGACCCTGAAACTTGTCGGCTGTCTAAAATGCGCTGGCATGTCGATTAAAGATATCAAAATTTTTATTCAGTGGTGCGCCGATGGAGATTCTACCCTCCAAAAGCGCCTCGAGATGTTTCACGAGCTGCGCCGCACGACTAAAGCGCAGATGCAAGAGCTTGAAGCTACGTTAGATACCTTGGAACACAAATGTCGCTACTACACGCAGGCTGTGAAGGACGGCACGGAGAAATTCGTCAAACAAAAAAATAAAGCGTCAGATCCCAAAATCGTAAGGGACTAA